A window of the Pogona vitticeps strain Pit_001003342236 chromosome 4, PviZW2.1, whole genome shotgun sequence genome harbors these coding sequences:
- the NKX2-4 gene encoding homeobox protein Nkx-2.4 — translation MSLSPKHTTPFSVSDILSPMEETYKKFGAMEGSLGAPLGVGAAAYRQPQSSALQPQQQHPMAGHNTATYHPMAHAGVSQFAHGSVAGYCNGGLGNVSDLAPYSDSVRSSAAASGWYGPNADPRYPTISRLMGPTGGMNMAGMGALSGIAEAAKSMAPGLHTAPRRKRRVLFSQAQVYELERRFKQQKYLSAPEREHLASLIHLTPTQVKIWFQNHRYKMKRQAKDKAAQQLQQQQPEGPSLCQQQAQQPPPQPPPPPQAASPRRVAVPVLVKDGKPCPHSAAASAGQPVGQAPSASGAGGGAAQHQHPPPPPPPPVTSLSQAADLEEMSPSPPSLHNQVGSLAQMDAAAVDYNGGMINAGLLYGRTW, via the exons ATGTCGCTCAGCCCCAAGCACACGACGCCCTTTTCCGTCTCTGATATCCTGAGCCCCATGGAGGAGACCTACAAGAAGTTCGGCGCCATGGAGGGCAGCCTGGGCGCACCTTTGGGCGTGGGGGCCGCCGCCTACCGGCAGCCCCAAAGCTCGGCCCTCcaacctcagcagcagcaccccATGGCTGGCCACAACACTGCCACCTACCATCCCATGGCGCACGCCGGCGTCTCGCAGTTTGCCCACGGCTCCGTAGCGGGCTATTGCAACGGTGGACTCGGCAACGTGAGCGATCTGGCGCCCTATTCAGACAGCGTGCGCAGCAGCGCAGCAGCCTCCGGCTGGTATGGACCCAACGCGGACCCCCGCTACCCCACGA tttcCAGGTTGATGGGCCCGACGGGAGGCATGAATATGGCCGGCATGGGGGCTCTGTCGGGGATCGCGGAGGCTGCCAAGTCCATGGCTCCCGGGCTCCATACCGCGCCGCGGAGGAAGAGACGGGTGCTTTTTTCCCAGGCGCAAGTCTACGAGCTGGAGAGGCGCTTCAAGCAGCAGAAATATCTCTCGGCCCCCGAGCGGGAGCACCTGGCCAGCCTGATCCACCTCACGCCCACCCAGGTGAAGATCTGGTTCCAGAACCACCGCTACAAGATGAAGCGCCAGGCTAAGGACAAGGCAGCTCAGcagctccagcagcagcagccggaggGCCCCAGCCTCTGCCAGCAGCAAGCCCAGCAGCCGCCCCCgcagccgcccccgccgccccagGCGGCTTCCCCGAGGCGCGTGGCCGTACCGGTCTTGGTCAAGGACGGCAAGCCTTGCCCCCACAGCGCCGCCGCCAGCGCAGGCCAGCCTGTTGGCCAGGCCCCCAGCGCCAGTGGGGCGGGAGGCGGCGCTGCCCAACATCagcacccgccgccgccgccgccgccgccagttACCTCCCTGAGCCAGGCGGCCGACCTGGAAGAGATGTCCCCGAGTCCACCCTCCCTGCACAACCAGGTGGGCTCCTTGGCCCAGATGGACGCTGCCGCCGTCGATTACAACGGCGGCATGATCAACGCAGGCTTGTTGTATGGCCGGACATGGTAA